A single window of Candidatus Rhabdochlamydia oedothoracis DNA harbors:
- a CDS encoding ExbD/TolR family protein, with product MRQKRQFSYQEISSEENLVNLTPLIDVVFVVLILFILIAPMVEVDRVQLSFFSSELTYPVYENAIATIYVHEDNSIWLNQTRISEAQLMHCLKDLHQKQGNIPLQLFHDKRAQFGVYQSVKNAAELAGFEQLDVIVKSG from the coding sequence ATGCGTCAAAAAAGACAGTTCTCTTATCAAGAGATTTCCTCTGAAGAAAACCTGGTCAATTTAACCCCACTAATTGATGTCGTTTTTGTTGTGTTAATTTTATTTATTCTTATTGCCCCTATGGTAGAAGTAGATCGTGTACAGCTCTCTTTTTTTTCTTCTGAATTAACCTACCCTGTTTATGAAAATGCAATAGCTACTATCTATGTGCATGAAGATAATTCTATTTGGTTAAATCAAACAAGAATCTCTGAAGCACAATTAATGCACTGCCTAAAAGACCTTCATCAAAAACAAGGCAATATCCCTCTGCAGCTTTTTCACGATAAAAGAGCACAATTTGGAGTTTATCAATCTGTTAAGAATGCAGCAGAATTAGCAGGATTTGAGCAGCTTGATGTCATCGTAAAATCTGGATGA
- a CDS encoding MotA/TolQ/ExbB proton channel family protein: MPEIPIASFTTFINAYAQSDVFGKAIMLALIGLSLICWIILIQKIKVTHRTARLSQIFYKNYTSQKERMLQIDLQEVNACKDLHPFAHILGSLKVKTGEILNKNLYFSTQDLEKPKIYLSSTDLEAVESHVLTTISYHVKQLEKNLFILPTIVSLAPFLGLLGTVWGILVTFSGLQNSSSIGSNSVIIGGLSTALATTVLGLVIAIPALIAYNYLKHRISNYSSEMQDFLYELLSYLELQYRRVDLD; the protein is encoded by the coding sequence ATGCCTGAAATCCCAATAGCTAGTTTTACTACATTTATCAATGCTTATGCCCAGTCCGATGTTTTTGGCAAAGCAATTATGTTGGCCTTAATCGGCCTTTCTCTGATCTGTTGGATTATACTGATCCAGAAAATTAAAGTTACCCATAGAACCGCTCGTTTATCTCAAATTTTCTATAAAAACTACACAAGTCAAAAGGAAAGAATGCTACAAATAGATTTACAAGAGGTAAACGCTTGTAAAGATCTGCACCCTTTTGCTCATATTCTCGGATCTCTTAAAGTAAAAACAGGAGAAATTCTCAACAAGAATTTGTATTTTTCTACACAAGATTTGGAAAAGCCTAAGATCTATCTATCCTCTACTGATTTAGAGGCTGTGGAAAGCCATGTACTGACCACGATTTCTTATCATGTAAAACAACTCGAAAAAAACCTATTTATTCTACCAACTATTGTATCACTTGCTCCTTTTTTAGGTTTATTAGGAACGGTTTGGGGCATTTTAGTGACTTTTTCAGGTTTGCAAAACAGTAGCTCCATTGGTTCTAATAGTGTGATTATAGGAGGTCTTTCTACAGCTTTGGCAACCACTGTTTTAGGCCTTGTTATTGCAATCCCCGCTTTAATTGCTTATAATTACTTAAAACATAGAATTTCCAATTATTCCTCAGAAATGCAGGATTTTTTATATGAGCTTCTTTCTTATTTAGAACTACAATATCGCAGGGTGGATCTGGATTGA